Proteins from a single region of Primulina tabacum isolate GXHZ01 chromosome 5, ASM2559414v2, whole genome shotgun sequence:
- the LOC142546802 gene encoding digalactosyldiacylglycerol synthase 2, chloroplastic-like — MDKKQHIVIFTTASLPWLTGTAVNPLFRAAYLAKNEERKVTLVIPWLKLKDQERVYPNNISFSSPSEQEAYVRQWLEERSGLVSSFSIRFYPGRFSLHKRSILALGDITEVIPDEEADVAVLEEPEHLTWYHHGKKWKTKFRLVVGIVHTNYLEYVRREKYGQLQAFFLKYMNSWVVNIYCHRVIRLSAATQELPRSVVCNVHGVNPRFLEIGMKKGEQLHNRDHAFTKGVYYIGKMVWSKGYKELLKLLRDHQTELTGLEVDLYGNGEDSDQVQEAAKNLEIPVRVHPGCDHGDPLFHDYKVFLNPSTTDVVCTTTAEALAMGKIVICANHPSNDFFKQFPNCRTYDDGVGFIRETLKALQDQPAPQTDAQRHELSWEAATERFLNAAQLNNLPAKKLTKTPSKLFMSTSMNLRRGLEDASAAVHFMGTAFFSTQPDEEQCKEVGLSVPLKKQSTPSRKWAF, encoded by the exons ATGGATAAGAAGCAACATATAGTGATATTTACTACAGCTAGCCTTCCATGGCTAACTGGAACTGCTGTCAACCCTCTCTTCCGTGCAGCCTATCTCGCGAAAAATGAGGAGCGAAAAGTTACTTTGGTGATTCCTTGGTTGAAATTAAAGGACCAAGAGCGCGTCTATCCAAACAATATTTCATTTAGTTCTCCATCGGAACAGGAAGCCTATGTTCGCCAGTGGCTGGAAGAAAGATCTGGATTGGTATCCAGTTTTTCGATACGTTTCTATCCCGGGAGA TTTTCTCTACATAAACGTAGCATTCTTGCTTTGGGGGACATTACTGAAGTAATCCCTGATGAAGAGGCAGATGTTGCCGTCCTTGAAGAACCTGAGCATCTCACATGGTATCATCATGGGAAAAAGTGGAAAACAAAATTTCGCTTGGTTGTGGGGATTGTTCACACTAATTATCTGGAATATGTGAGGAGAGAGAAGTATGGGCAACTGCAAGCTTTTTTTCTAAAATACATGAACAGTTGGGTTGTGAACATATATTGTCACAGG GTAATAAGATTATCAGCTGCCACCCAAGAACTTCCGAGGTCTGTAGTCTGCAATGTCCATGGAGTAAATCCGAGATTTCTTGAAATTGGCATGAAAAAGGGAGAGCAGCTACATAACAGAGACCACGCCTTCACTAAAGGCGTTTACTACATCGGTAAGATGGTGTGGAGCAAAGGCTACAAGGAGCTACTTAAACTTCTTCGTGATCACCAAACGGAGCTAACTGGACTTGAGGTTGATTTATATGGCAACGGGGAGGACTCTGATCAAGTTCAGGAGGCTGCTAAAAATTTGGAAATACCCGTCAGGGTTCATCCTGGGTGTGATCATGGCGATCCTTTATTTCATGA CTATAAGGTGTTCTTGAATCCTAGCACCACAGATGTAGTTTGCACAACCACAGCTGAAGCTTTGGCAATGGGCAAAATAGTTATATGCGCCAATCATCCCTCAAATGATTTCTTCAAGCAGTTTCCAAATTGTCGAACATATGATGACGGGGTGGGGTTCATTAGGGAAACACTCAAGGCGTTGCAAGATCAACCTGCCCCACAAACTGATGCTCAAAGGCATGAGCTCTCCTGGGAGGCTGCCACGGAACGATTCCTGAATGCTGCACAGCTCAACAACTTGCCAGcaaagaaattgacaaaaacacCCTCAAAGCTTTTCATGTCAACATCTATGAACTTGAGGAGGGGTCTCGAAGATGCATCTGCCGCAGTTCATTTTATGGGAACTGCATTCTTTAGTACACAACCAGATGAAGAGCAATGCAAAGAGGTTGGCTTATCTGTACCTTTGAAAAAACAGTCAACTCCTTCGAGAAAATGGGCTTTCTAA